A genome region from Solanum pennellii chromosome 12, SPENNV200 includes the following:
- the LOC107005517 gene encoding aquaporin SIP1-2-like → MGVIKAAIADGLLTFLWVFCSSNIGVSTYFIASYFGIVNEIPSLFITTLIVFVIFLVFDFLGYVLGGAGFNPTGNAAFYAAGLGDDSLVSAAVRCPAQVAGAVAGSLALVELMPKHYHHMLDGPALKVDVQTGAIAEGVLTFVITFMIFVIVLRGPESVLLKNWLLTMVTLPLVLAGSNYTGPSMNPANAFGWAYLSNTHKTLEHFYVYWISPFIGAILAAWIFRVLFPPPVEQKPQKQKRN, encoded by the exons ATGGGTGTTATTAAAGCAGCGATTGCTGATGGGTTATTGACGTTTTTATGGGTTTTTTGCTCCTCTAATATTGGGGTTTCTACTTATTTCATAGCTTCTTATTTTGGTATTGTCAATGAAATTCCATCCCTTTTCATTACTACCcttattgtttttgttattttcttggtGTTTGATTTTCTTGGTTATGTATTGGGTGGTGCTGGTTTCAATCCAACTGGAAATGCTGCCTTTTATGCTGCTGGTCTTGGTGACGATTCTCTTGTCTCTGCTGCTGTTCGTTGTCCTGCTCAG GTAGCAGGTGCAGTTGCTGGTTCACTAGCACTCGTGGAGCTTATGCCTAAACACTATCACCACATGCTTGACGGGCCTGCTTTGAAGGTGGATGTACAAACCGGAGCTATTGCAGAGGGTGTCTTGACCTTCGTAATCACATTTATGATCTTTGTCATTGTACTAAGGGGTCCGGAAAGTGTACTTCTCAAGAATTGGTTGCTCACCATGGTAACTCTACCATTGGTACTGGCAGGTTCAAACTACACTGGACCTTCTATGAATCCAGCCAAT GCATTTGGCTGGGCTTACCTAAGCAATACACACAAGACATTGGAACACTTTTATGTTTATTGGATCAGTCCCTTCATAGGAGCAATTTTGGCTGCATGGATTTTTCGTGTTCTATTTCCGCCTCCAGTAGAGCAGAAGCCTCAGAAGCAAAAAAGGAACTGA